Genomic DNA from Cheilinus undulatus linkage group 10, ASM1832078v1, whole genome shotgun sequence:
ATTTGCCAGTGAAGTTTCATAGCTTCTCAATATTTCATATGATTTAAGCACACAGGCTTTCTGTCTTTGGTTTAAATATAGAAGATAACTTTACTTTAAGTTTGTACATTGTGTAGAAAACAAGTTGAACATATACTACCATCTTCTGGCCAAAGACTGTAGCTGTAGCTGTGTAAAATTTGTGCCAATAATCAACATATGCGCATCTCAAAAAGTAAGAATATACTAGTAATATCAAATATCTTTTGTCTCCCATGATTTACTTCAAGAAGTTAAACTCCTAAAAATTCCCTTCAAAACACCCCaccagtgccacagactgaatGGCTCCATGCCACATTGCTTGGGTGCAGTAATTTGCAAAAGACGCACCAATGAAGTTCTGAGGGCAAAAATGATCTGAATTTTCTGGGTGAGCATTTCTGGATCATATTATAATTCCTTATTTAGTCTGATgtttgagagattttttttttctgggttgtaagccgtaatcatcaagattaaaacaaagagTCTTCAAATATTTCACGTTGTATGAGGTGAATCTAGAGTAGAAGTTTtatttcatgatattcaaattttcttGGATGCACCTGTGCATGTAAAATATTACTCTCATGTGCCGTCATGCTAATTGGAAAATTGTGTGCAATCTTGTTCTTTAAATATGTAAATCAGAGCCATTTCTAGTTATATGCAGACAATGCAAATGCAAAGGGCCCCACAAGCCACTAGGGAGGGccccaaagctgaatgttcagcCTCATCTAAAGAGAATTAAAATAAGCTGTCCCTTATACAATTAAACATAACTGTAGGATATAAGAAGAAAATAAGCTGCAATGATGAGCTGTGGTTTGTGTTATGAGGCAtaattaagtcaaaattattgaACTCCATCGTCATGCAGTGAGTGACGTCCACCAACAGGTAGGATGGGAATGATTGACAGGTTCCAATCATTCCAGTTAGTGAGGATATTGATGGCAAACAGTGActgcgtttacatggacttgagtatcccgtTTTCTGTCGGGTTTTTTGAGTTTCCCTTTGTTCATGTATACACCTGCAGAAACCGGGATATTACAGTATCCCAGTTTTGAGAAACCCGTTTTTGCTACCTGGAGAACTCCAAAAGCAAACGGGATGCTGTACCATGTATACGCAGTATCCCGCAGTaaacccaaaataacagtgatctaatttttctaaaatttatAAATTTCTGGTGTTGTAAAATAACATCAACTATCTACGCAGCTATGATCAGTGATCAGAAACCGGGATACTACTTTCTCTCATGTATACAGGGATATGAATAACCGGGTTTCTCtgtgcacatgtaaacacagtatccTGAATATGATCAAAACCGGGATATGACTCATAACCGGGATACTCAGGTCCATGCAAACACAGTCAGTGTTATGGCTTTAAAAAGAAGTTATCTGAGTGGGGCAGAGAAAGGCAAGAAGATTGGATTACTAATAATTAATTTATTAAgtttagtgtgtattttataGGCCTCCAATTAGAAATGAGCCACTGCTCTATAAATAACACTAGATATTTATTAAGTGATGAATTAAAAATTAGACCTATTGTTGATTATTTTGGACTATTGTGGCAGTGGATTATTGCTGAGTGGATTATTGCTAACTCAACTAACCATTGGCAAACTAGGGGCCCCCAAACAGCATTTTGCATAGGGCCCCCAACAAGCTAGAAACGGCCCTGAAGTAAATGCTACTTTTATGTGAAGTGATCTTCTTactgtctgtattttttaataacaCTTCCTACTGCTTAATATATTGAATTACCTCAACATATTTTTATGGCTGTCATTTCTCCAGGTttcacttgtttccttttgttgctctttttcttCTGCAGCACTGTACATTTTTCTAATCTTTGTGTTGTCTACCTTCATGTCTTGCTCTATCTGGGTGTTATTTTGCTTATTTTCTCTACTGAGTTTGTGAAAGCACAGTGTAATCTCGTTTGAAAAGATTCTGTATAATTATTGTAGGCCTATTTGACGATTGATCTAAAGggaaggatttttaaaatatttcccgGTTAACCATATTCCCAATGTTCTGCAAGTCTAACGTTAGACATAAAAGTAGCAGTTCAGCCGTGTGATAAGTTTGTATTGTTACATCACAACCATAACTACATTATAAAATGTCGTGTGGGACACATGGAACGTTTAATTTTTGGGCTAAGAATCCTCTTGAGAACCAACTGCTGGTACAGAAAGGGAGTGGGTGCAGTGTTTGTCAGTAGCGTCAAAACAAACAGCGTCGTTAGTAGCTTAGCTACATTTTTcagtagctttatggtagcgTTGTCAAATAGCTTTTCAGTAGTGTAGTTATTTTTCATCAATTACCGGGAAACATCCTAAAAGCTACATTTTCCTCACTGTACAGgtacatcttaaaaaaattacaatatcatgaaaaagttcaatatttttggaaagtaatggtgtcacactctaatcagctaatgaattccaaacacctgcaaaggtttcctgagcctttaaatcaGGGCTGTCCAATTTGGGGACCATGGGCCATCTTTGGCCCACAAGCTATTATTTTTGGCCTGCTGCCCATGTttgaattttcctcttttttttttttttcaactgccagcagtctaaatatttttttcaatatttatttattgttgcacttcctctcctgaccacaaattaacattgtgtTACATTGGGGGTAGGGTGGCACTTTTGAGCTCCCGTCAGCTCAGATCTGGAAGCCCATGACCAGAGAATGAGTCAGTGAGAAGATGCTGGGGTCATGGCAGAGATGGAGCGTATGAGGCAGTGGCACACTGATAAGAGAAAGTTTAGAAATAGTTGGGAACAtgagtacttttttttttttttttactgaaattgatTTCAAGGCGGTATGCCCAATTAGTATTTGTGCCATATGGATGTTCagtaatttcatgctgtgaaacacaataaagaatagtgttattcattttcaaaattactttgtatgagTTATTATGTTGCACAATTATGCTATaggcatatttaatttcatgcactacaacatgaatgtttagttttggCCCACGACCCTCCACCCTCCATTCATTTTTGGGCCTTCACTGAAAAGTATTTGGgcacccctgctttaaatggtctctcagtctgggtcagtaggctacacaatcatggggaagactgctgacttgacagatatcaagaagacagtcattgacaccctccacaaggagggtaagccacacaAGATCATTgttaaagaagctggttgttcacagagtgctgtttCCAAGCATATTCAAAGTtgagtggaagaaaaaaatgtggtgggaaaaggtgcaccagcataagggagaaccgcagccttgagaagattgtcaagcaaaatccatttaagaatttgggggagcttcacaaggagtggactgaagCTGGAATGAGCACATCAAAAGCCACTATGCACTGACGAAtactagacatgggctacaaatgtggcattcctcgaGTTAAGCCACTCCtaaccagagacaacgtcagaagcgtcttacctgggctgtgaagaaaaagaactggaccattgctcagtggtccaaagtcctcttttcagatgaaagtacattttgcatgtcatttggaaatcaaggtcccagagtccgGAGGAAGAGtgaagaggcacagaatccacgttgcttgaagtccagtgtgaagtttccacagtcactgatgatttgggctgccatggcatctgctggtgttggtccactgtgttttctgaagtccacagtcaacgcagccatctaccaggaaattttagagcactccatgcttccttctgctgacaagctttatggagatgctgatttcagcaatgaaaatttaaataaataaaggcttgaaatatttcactctatgtgtaatgagtctttataatatatgggtttcactttctgaaatgagtgacaaaaaatattgaactttttcatattttaattttttgagatgcacctgtaaagGCGGAGAGCAGCAGGTTGCAGCTCAGGTTTGTCACGACCAAGAGTCTAGGATGAGTAAAAGACACAACCCGCTACCCGGACAAGTCACTGTTTACTTCTCACTTCCGCGTGACATCACTGTCTAATGTGCTGAGTCTGTTCTGTTCCTGCAGCCGTGTGCACTCGGGGGTAACACAGGTGAATCCTTGAggaaataacatttaaataaccTCCCTAAAGTTAACCATCGCATCTGAATTATTACTTTAATAACCGAACCTATAAGCTCAGTGCAGCTGTTACTGAGTGTCAGACACGGTATGCCCATTGTGGGGCTGGAGCCCGAGAGTCACTACATGGGATCAGTCTACTACCTGGAGCCCTCTGACACAGACACGGATGACGGGTAGATATGTGGTTTTAagaacacacataaacatgaaGTGTAATGGCTTCTGCATACCTTTACTCCTGATAAATATAATATTTATCCACAATTAGAGTGGTTTCATCCTCCCTCTCGCTCACTAAAGTCAGTTATGACGTAGCTATGTTATAGCGTCCTGTTCATATTGATAAAGTGAGATCAGAGCAGCGTGAATATATCGGCCTTAGAGAACAAGCAGGCAACTTTATCAacactaaaacagaaaaaaatgcagcagcACAAACTAAATGTAACATATTAGTGATCAGATGATGATGCAGAGGGAGATATTGCATCAAAGACGGCTTTAAACTCCAGCTGTGAGGCCGATAATGCGGAAGACTGGCTATTATTGGCAAAATAAATGCATACTATCATTAAAGTAATAGAAAACGGGTTCAGATAATTGATCTTAGATGATGCAATGTTCAAAGTAGTCTtgcatttaaaagtgtattgaCATAATACTATTATGATTTAAGGAAGAAACCATACACTTTTATTATATGTAAGGTTACCCATTATAAAGAATGGCTTAAATAGAGTGTTAAGCATATAAAGTTAGGGTTaactttaattatttaaaactgCTGGAAATTGGACAAATAACTCCACACACCTTTAAAATATAGCTCTATGAAATATTTATGAATTACAAAAGTCAATATGAAAAGTTAAGTAACCTAATCTGTTGTAGTGGAGCTGAACTTAAACTagcaggaaaaaaaggacaatattaaagtaaataattGTGCTGTAAACATTTACTGTAGTACTTCATAAATGTGCACATTTACTTGCTCCAGGTTTCTTACAGCATTTCTTTCTGTTATTCTACCATTTTAGACCAATCAGAAGAGAATGTGACAGTCATGTCATCAGGCAGGCAAAGCTGCTGATCTGAGGAAGGCAGGTTAAAGACTGAAAGTGAGAAAAAGATCATAAAGTTAATGATTAAGACAAATAATCACTGTCAAGATATTTACCTCTTCATTCACAGAATAAAGCTTTGTTCTTCTACTGAGCTTCTGAACAACACaattagcactgatgaaaaGTTtagcataataataataaaaaatgataattggAAATAGCTTCAAAGTAGCATAGCTACTTTCAGGGTGCTGTTGTAGCTTAGCTTGCTACATTTCTGCAGGGTGTAGCTTTAGTGTAGTGATGTGTAGtgaagctgattttttttaagactaACTAGTAGCTTAGCTCgctacatttttcaagtagctTGCCCAACACTAAGTGGGTGTTTGTACAAGCTTCTTGAACCCTCATTTCCATATGTTTGCTCACAGAAAGGAAAACAAGGCATGCTTTTGATTGTATCAGATTTATTTACAGATATAATGGGGAGACAGCTCCCTTGTGCAATTATGGACTGGAATTCATCAACTTCAATCAAATAGAACAGCAGGGAATTCTCTACTGTGGTAGAAACAAATgataaatacaaacataaaactTCAATGCTTGCTTCTATGTCATGTTGACAACAGTATTATGATGCGGTATAAAACGTGATGAATGCAAAAAACTAACATCTATTTAGAATGAAGAATGTGTATTTAAAGCAAACTAtctaaaatacttaaattgaaacgacaataataaaaaaatcacttcagGTCAGCATTCAGACTTTCTCACACTAAGTAAAATAAGATGCTTTAGCAcataaaaaaaagcagaatttaGATGGCAACTATGCCAAAAGCAAACACACTGAAAGTTTAGGCACAATATCAGTCATACCCTTTACTCTGCATGCTAACACAGAGAAGCACTACACAACTACAACTCTGTAAGcttattcaaaataaacaaaattataatACATGTGAGGCAACTGAGTATTATGAACTGAAATATTTGGTCAGGTTTGATATGAGGGGACTGACAAGATATTTCAACTTCAGTCTCATGCCATCACAGACAATGAAACGAGGACAGCAAGGCGATGCACGCTAATGCACCAATAACGTGACAGACAACATTACACAAAGCAGAACCATCTGTAAGGGTGACAAATTAAGTTTCTtcatgtcatgttttatttggACCACTGAGTTGGAAGAAGTTGGATTGTTTGGACTTAGAGAAAAAGAGAAGCAAGCTTGTCTAAGTAGCTGGGGGGAGTAATAGTGTGCTGATTTCTCAGGGGCTGCTGAACTAACACTAAGTGGTCTTCATTTCTTTCACCTTCAAGGAGTTTGCATTGAGACAGAGGGAAAAGGGGAATCAGAGAAGAACACAAGAAATCAGACGGAGGAGGAAACAGTCAGGGAAGTGGTACAGAGAGAGGTGGTCAAGGGTCAGAACCCCGATGGTGTTAAAACATTCATGTCCCGAGGTTTGAGTTTATGTGGCCGCGGGGGAACCCGCTTGGTCTCAATGCCAGAGATTTCGATTTTGGGCGGCATAAAGCTGGTGGGGTCATCCACCTTGAAGTTGACCTGGGGGTTGCTACCATCAATAGTAGTGGACTTCTGCAGGCCAAAGTAGGACTGCAGTGAGAAGCCTGCAGAGGAGACAAGGAGGTGATTAATGACCTTAATGTGTCTATCAAAAGGTGtggtttgttgttatttaaaagaGGAGCACAGCATACTTGGGGTGGGAGTGGTCAAAAGCGAAACAGTCCTTACAAATCATGTGCATTCCTTTTGTTTGAGTTTATGAAGTCTTCATCACAGCAACACCTTGCCAGTGGAAAATCCCCACTGATTTCAAAAGCTGTTTACTTCACGCAAGTTCAGGGGTAGGATTAGGtggtcttcatttttttatgccaTCATACCCTCCCCAAATTCTACTGAGGTATACGGTATTATCGTATTGAAGCACTGTTTATAAATTTAAGTAAAATGAGCAACAGTAGGACAGAGgctcaaatgaagtttctctcttttttcacaCAAATGcgctcttttttcctccttcacTTCCTCCCCGCAGGGAAATGAGAAATAATCATCAACTACTATAGCATCTGGaaatgtgaagtaatgttcATTGTGCTTTTTAACATATATAAAATTGGACTCAAGTATTATTTCTGTATTGTGCTTTGATGGTGAACTCTGCCTGCGAGTCCATTTTATATGGAGAGCTTATAAAAGGCACCTGTGGatattaggggtgtaaatcaccagtttcatcccgATAAGATACAATATAAATATTTTGGAGAACGATACGATATTTTTtcgatatcacaaaatctgccacgaTTTGTATTCAATTTGATATAGGGGCCTACGACCGATATCAGGCCATTTTATGCACAAATTTTACACAGttacagataaaaacagttTCTGTGATTAAATCATTTACAGGTCTCTGTATTAAGCAATaattaacaaaaagaaaaagacctaCTTTTCACTGCGGTAGCAATCTTTTGATGTTGTAGCtaaatgtctatttttttaGACTAAGACCCCGGATTACCTTTAATTAGGAACATTACTAccaacatttgtgttaaaacatgttgatttaaaacagcaaacattttcagtaccaaAAATTTGTATTTCCTCACACCGTCAGGtcactctaaagcaccaatattgactttttctgcaaccctttataaaaatgataaatatttaggcctattttcccattttagatttttttcttcaacttaATGACACACGAGGAATTCAACATACATTTCTGCTCTAtatcagcccttcatacttCACACAGGGGTCTATTAATGTGGCAGATAGTTAATTTGTACATTATCAGATTTAAATGAGGTTAAATATGTAGCACATCGATGACCGAAGTGCAAAACCTCCCAGCGGCAGGATTTTCTGATTTGCGGATTTCACTTCGGATGATGACAATAAAGGAAGGCTGCTCCCCGTATTGTTGACACATTATAGTAACACAGTCCAAAAACAGTGTATTATGCATAGGGTATcctgaaaaataattttcagaTAGGAGGTTTTGCATTTCAGCCATCTAAATGACATTATAGGTTAGACTAGAgcaaaattttatttcaaaagacaCTCTTTTGATGAGCTGCCTAATAACAAGAGTGAGGGGATGGGGGTATAAAGAGAACAGCCGTCCTAATTTAACCACGTTAAGTTTGgacagcttatattttcattttaaatctaaTGTGAGAcggcaaaataaaataagtgtatcaaatgagacatgcagcagctgacttttctctctctgtttatctgGAGTCTGCTGCATCAGACAGCAACTTGCACTACCTCAGCCGTAATGATGTGAGTGTTTTTCATCCTTGAATGATCTCATACAGCGGTTGTACACAGATAAAGATGTTGACGTAGTATGCAAAGTAAGGGGAGAGACCCGTCCTGCAGTAATGTCTCTCAAAGCCAATGGAGGAGAGGATATTCTCTTCCCTCAGCCACAAAACTTGAAGCCGCtgctgctagttagctagcttGCATCTGCCTTGTTGAGGATGCTGCCTGGGGTGGACACTGTCAACAGACGTGTGGggggaatttaaaaataaaagtgtagtTTGAAGCATCGATTTagatagatgttttttttactttccgTACATCTGAATGGATCattaatcaaccaatcgatGCATTTATATACATAGATGAATCGATACACCTCTAATGGATATTAATAAACCTAataatttctcatcactgatctacacccagAAAGATTaattaaagtgttttcaaaCTCACTTTCCCTTGGATCACATTACAACCAGCAGTCCATGTTTTGTGTGCAAGAGCTGCACCAGGCCATGGTGAATTGGTATAAATGTGCCGgtatatacaggtacatctcaaaaaattagaatatcatgaaaagttcaatattttttgtcactgttttctgaaagtgaaaaccatatactatatagacttgttacacatagagtgaaatatttcaagcctttatttcttgaaatggtgatcattatggcttacagataagaaaatccaaaattcagtgtctcaaaaaaattagaatattacataagttcaattaaaaaaaggatattttaaacagaaatgtcaggcttctgaaaagtatgttcatttctatgccttcagtactcggttgggcctccttttgcatgaattactgcatcaatgcggcgtggcatggaggcgatcagcctgtggcactgctctgCAATGCactgtaatggaagcccaggttgctttgatagcagccttcaggtcatccgCATTGTTGGGTCAGGTgactctcatcttcctcttgacaatacctcatagtttctctatggggttcaggtcaggtgagtttgctggccaatcaagcacagtaacaccattgtcactgaaccagcttttggtacctttggcagtgtgggcaggtgccaagtcctgctggaaaataaaaatcagcatctccataaaacttgtcagcagaaggaagcatggagtgctctaaaatttcctggtagatggctgcgctgactgtggacttcagaaaacacagtggaccaacaccagcccatgccatggcagcccaaatcatcagtgactgtggaaacttcacactggacttcaagcaacgtggattctgtgcctctccactcttcttccatactctgggaccttgaaagCCGCTTTCAAAGCAATCTGGGCTTCtgttacacctgagcagtgccacaggctgatcgtcTCCATGCCTCTGTATtaatgcagtaattcatgcaaaaggaggcccaaccaagtattgaaggcatagaaatgaacatacttttcagaagcctgatatttgtttaaaatatccgtttttttattgatcttatgtaatattataatatttttttgagacactaaattttgggttttcttatctgtaaacCATAATCATCaccatttcaagaaataaaggcttgaaatatagAACTTTTTTTATtggtattctaattttttgagaagtACCTGTATTTGCAGGACTTTTGTTAGCCAAATTAGCCTGACATCATTAACAGGAGTTTTGACGCCACTATTAAAGCCTCTTTACACAGAGACAGTGGTGCTACGTGGAAAAGGATGCATAGTCTAGAGGAATTACATATAAATATTCACTTATCACACAGCACCTTCTTAGTAacagtaattaaagcaatacccTGGCTATTTTTAATACCTTGGTACACGGTATTACCACCCATTCCTATTTGGGGAAGTGGCTTTTGCATCTTTACAATTggatacttttaaaatcttgGTTAGAAAATCCTAGTTTTCTATGTTAAttttttgcattgaaaataaTCCTACAATACAGATAAAATCCAGATGGGTACAGATCTCTCACCTGTGCCACCTTCAGATCCAGGATCTGTGGGGGACTTCTGTACCACAGACCGAGTTCCAAAGAAGCTccacctctctcctcctcctccctcattTCCTCCCATGTCTGTGCTGGGGTTGGGGCTGTTGAGTTCTGGGGTTGCTAGAAGAGATGCAGGACTCAACTGGAACCAGCTCCTGTGTTTCCCCCAGGCAAGACCAAGACATAAACATGCAAGCACATGACaagataaatacaaaatacaaatacaacagaaaatatttaatgcaCAGAAATGGGGCAAAGTGCAATCTTTAGCATCAGATTAAGGACAATTAACAATATAagctttaaaattcaaaacactTACCTGCGACTAATATTCGGTGATGAGTGGGGACTGACACAAGGGGTGACGCTAGGGGTGACAGAGGGGGTGACAGAAGGGGTGCAACTTGGGGTGGATTGTGCTGATGGTGTAAGCCTGTCCTCCTTGAAGTCCCCGCTTGGCATTCTCAACTTCTGCGCatacacaataaaacaaatggTTAAAACTAGATAACGATgaattctttgaaaaaaaaaaaaagacagttaggtaattgttattttttaacttaGGCACAGTAAAGTACCCCACACAAGGAGTATAGTTGTGATACTTACTTTCCTTCTGTCAATGTGACACTAACAGCACATGTTTGAAATGAATGTGTCAGAACCACATCACTGATCTTATTTACTGAGCAAATAATCCCTGAATACACTATGCAAAAGGTCAGCAGTGTTTTGCTGGAGTGTAGATCAAAATTGATCAATTGTGTCAAGTCAGCGTTCCTCTGTCACCTGTGACAATACAGCCTGGTTGAGGGGGTGGGCACTAAGAGAGCAACTAGAATAAAATGATGACTTGAATATCAGGAAAAATGCTACACACAAGTAGGAGTAAAAATGCTGATAACCACGCACATCTAAGTTTTACTACACTGACTAAAATAATAGTATTTTACGGGTATGGCTTCAGTAGTGACAAAATCATTGCTCTACCTGCAAATCATCGGTCCAAATGAACGCAACTGTTCAGATTTGCACCAGTTCTCTTCAGTtaacacaatacaatataaaatatgaGCAAACACCAGTTCTACATCCTTATTACAGCACTAAAACTAACTGCTTAACATTTTCCAGCATACTTGCCTCTATATCAATGTTTATTTCAGAAAAAGTCTCttgaaaaatataattaatgTTAAATTTCCATCCAATCGGAACACATTTCCATCCATGTATTGAGCGCCTTTCCAAATTCATATCCATCTTGTATTTGGGGTCCCCCGGTCTGCTCAAAGCAGTGGCCATGGTGCAAATGAATCACAAGGAGCATCCCTGTGGCTTTAAACCCCTCCAGTATTACTGGGTCAGTACCCTGCTGGACTTCAGCCAGAGTATACTTAGTCATGACTGGACAAAATTTTGGCAGACAAAAAGCCGTTTGTTTGCTTAAGAAGGGTTTGTAGCGTGGatacagaggcaaaaacaagTCCATGCAATACTACTGACTCCGAGTGTATTACTGACACgactgtgaataaaatgtaaCATAACCAAATAGATAATAGCACGATACTGACAGATTGGTAGATTGAGTCTTCAGAAAATGAGCAAAACTAATTTTAACTGTGTTAGATTACATAATATTAAGCTACAGTGCTATTAAGCTTTGATGAGCTACATAATTGTTGCAGTGTGCCACCACCAGCTGAGCTAACGGTAGTGGGGCTGCCACATAACAGCTAACGTAACGGTATGAAGCTCGATATGCCTAATGTACTTAATGTAGTTAGTACAGAAAGCGCCATTCTCTTACTGATTTAGAACCCACTCTTATTAGTTTAACACATATTTATAAAGGCTGATAGTCTGCGGTTCGGGTTAAGTTATCAAGTGCGATCGGAGTTTAGCAAGCTAGCATACGTTGTTGCCTTACTAGCGGCCTACTTCTAGGCCGTTGACATAAACAAACGGCTACAACCTTAGCACAAAAATCTTTGACGTACCTTT
This window encodes:
- the LOC121516627 gene encoding putative monooxygenase p33MONOX, with the translated sequence MASRQGDIPALESGTSSGLFGPLSSPIGMTRRNISYDEHMDAPMHSPPPDLTVNILWKDPVIPKHKFRNTAEESESGGKLVTAEVPSPVKSPVPVVKAKATSLMNSLMIKQTHENLQRFEHQAGLTDAGYTPHKGLTAEEARFHRLCDGTLPKLRMPSGDFKEDRLTPSAQSTPSCTPSVTPSVTPSVTPCVSPHSSPNISRRSWFQLSPASLLATPELNSPNPSTDMGGNEGGGGERWSFFGTRSVVQKSPTDPGSEGGTGFSLQSYFGLQKSTTIDGSNPQVNFKVDDPTSFMPPKIEISGIETKRVPPRPHKLKPRDMNVLTPSGF